The Streptomyces spororaveus genome includes a region encoding these proteins:
- a CDS encoding chaplin — MNSAKKAALVLATAGLAAAGAAGSAAADSSAEGAAVGSPGVLSGNLLQVPVHVPVNVCGNTVNIVGLLNPAFGNVCLNH; from the coding sequence ATGAACTCTGCCAAGAAGGCCGCCCTGGTTCTGGCCACCGCTGGTCTCGCTGCGGCCGGTGCCGCCGGCTCCGCCGCCGCCGACTCGTCGGCCGAAGGCGCGGCCGTGGGTTCCCCCGGCGTCCTGTCCGGCAACCTGCTGCAGGTGCCGGTGCACGTCCCGGTCAACGTCTGCGGCAACACCGTGAACATCGTCGGCCTGCTGAACCCGGCGTTCGGCAAC